The Cygnus atratus isolate AKBS03 ecotype Queensland, Australia chromosome 19, CAtr_DNAZoo_HiC_assembly, whole genome shotgun sequence genome includes a window with the following:
- the LHX3 gene encoding LIM/homeobox protein Lhx3, with protein sequence MLLERVRGGSEKAAELCPFPRSPEIPLCAGCNQHIVDRFILKVLDRHWHSKCLKCSDCQTQLAEKCFSRGDGVYCKEDFFKRFGTKCAACQQGIPPTQVVRRAQDFVYHLHCFACIVCKRQLATGDEFYLMEDSRLVCKADYETAKQREAESTAKRPRTTITAKQLETLKNAYNNSPKPARHVREQLSSETGLDMRVVQVWFQNRRAKEKRLKKDAGRQRWGQYFRNMKRSRGASKSDKDSIQEEGPDSDAEVSFTDEPSMSEMSHSNGIYSNLSEASPALGRQAGTNGSFALDHSGIPAQDQYHDLRSNSPYGIPQSPASLQALPGHQPLISSLVYPDNSLGIMGQGGQGVPQPMRVLAGNGPSSDLSTGSSGGYPDFPASPASWLDEVDHAQF encoded by the exons ATGCTGCTGGAGCGGGTCCGCGGCGGCTCGGAGAAGGCAGCGGAGCTCTGCCCCTTCCCGCGGAGCCCAg AGATCCCGCTGTGCGCCGGCTGCAACCAGCACATCGTGGACAGGTTCATCCTCAAGGTCCTGGACCGGCACTGGCACAGCAAGTGCCTGAAATGCTCCGACTGCCAGACGCAGCTGGCCGAGAAGTGCTTCAGCCGCGGGGACGGCGTGTACTGCAAGGAGGACTTCTTCAA gcGCTTCGGGACGAAGTGTGCCGCCTGCCAGCAGGGCATCCCCCCGACCCAGGTGGTGCGGCGGGCGCAGGACTTCGTGTACCACCTGCACTGCTTCGCCTGCATCGTCTGCAAGCGGCAGCTGGCCACCGGCGACGAGTTCTACCTGATGGAGGACAGCAGGCTGGTCTGCAAGGCCGACTACGAGACGGCCAAGCAGAGAG AGGCTGAGTCGACGGCCAAGCGGCCCCGCACCACCATCACGGCCAAGCAGCTGGAGACCCTGAAAAACGCCTACAACAACTCGCCCAAGCCGGCGCGGCACGTCCGGGAGCAGCTCTCGTCGGAGACCGGGCTGGACATGCGGGTGGTGCAG GTGTGGTTCCAGAACCGCCGGGCCAAGGAGAAGAGGCTGAAGAAGGACGCGGGGAGGCAGCGGTGGGGGCAGTACTTCAGGAACATGAAGCGCTCCCGGGGCGCCTCCAAGTCCGACAAGGACAGCATCCAGGAGGAGGGCCCCGACAGCGACGCCGAGGTCTCCTTCACAG ACGAGCCCTCCATGTCCGAGATGAGCCACTCCAACGGGATTTACAGCAACCTCAGCGAGGCGTCCCCGGCTCTGGGGAGGCAGGCTGGGACCAACGGGAGCTTTGCTCTGGATCACAGCGGCATCCCAGCTCAGGACCAGTACCACGACTTGCGCTCCAACAGCCCCTACGGGATACCCCAgtccccagcctccttgcaAGCGCTGCCGGGCCACCAGCCTTTAATCTCCAGCTTGGTTTACCCCGACAACAGCCTGGGCATCATGGGACAAGGCGGACAGGGGGTGCCCCAGCCCATGAGGGTCCTGGCCGGGAACGGACCCAGCTCCGACCTCTCCACCGGCAGCAGCGGGGGGTACCCGGATTTTCCTGCCAGCCCGGCCTCGTGGCTGGACGAAGTCGACCACGCTCAGTTTTGA